GGCAGGATCAGCACTGAGCCAGCAGCACCGCGGTCAGGGTGCCCAGAGCCCGACTCCGGCGGCGCGAGCTTGTTGCTCGATTTTTAAAAAAGCTTGTTTTTCCTTGAAATTATAGCGGCGAAAGACTGTCGCCAGGCCTTTTTTGAGCAGCAGCCGATTGAGCATTTTCCCGTCTTCAAGGTAGACGTAAGCCAGAGTTCTGCCATATTTGTCATAGCGTTCTGCCGCTACCTCCAGGCGGACCTTTTTCCCTTTGACCGTTTCGATCCCGAATTTTTTGGCCTGCCCGGCGATGCGGCGGAGTTTTTCCACAGGAATATGAAACCGCTGCGCGTAAAAACGGTCGCGTGAAGAATCTTGA
This genomic window from Pelobacter seleniigenes DSM 18267 contains:
- a CDS encoding thermonuclease family protein, with product MRTLSAALLFLLFAALVHGADLTGRVSWVYDGDTLLVEPIGKVRLIGIDTPEYQDSSRDRFYAQRFHIPVEKLRRIAGQAKKFGIETVKGKKVRLEVAAERYDKYGRTLAYVYLEDGKMLNRLLLKKGLATVFRRYNFKEKQAFLKIEQQARAAGVGLWAP